From one Gracilinanus agilis isolate LMUSP501 chromosome 5, AgileGrace, whole genome shotgun sequence genomic stretch:
- the PVALB gene encoding parvalbumin alpha, whose product MSITDLLSGDDIKKAVAAFAAAESFNHKKFFEMVGLKKKSKQDVEKVFHILDKDKSGFIEEDELKFILKGFTPDGRELSDKETKALLSAGDKDGDGKIGAEEFTTMVAES is encoded by the exons ATGTCCATCACAGACTTGCTCAGCGGAGACGACATCAAGAAGGCAGTGGCGGCCTTTGCAG CTGCCGAATCCTTCAACCACAAGAAGTTCTTCGAGATGGTGGGCTTGAAGAAGAAGAGCAAACAGGATGTGGAGAAGGTGTTCCACATCCTAGACAAGGACAAGAGCGGCTTCATCGAGGAGGATGAGCTCAA ATTCATCCTGAAGGGCTTTACACCAGATGGCCGAGAACTGTCTgacaaggaaaccaaggcactCCTATCTGCTGGAGATAAGGATGGTGATGGCAAAATTGGGGCTGAAG